In Gouania willdenowi chromosome 17, fGouWil2.1, whole genome shotgun sequence, one DNA window encodes the following:
- the LOC114479364 gene encoding corticoliberin-like: protein MKLNVLLWVATLLFAFLPHGLYGRPAEASAPGPQTLPLQKLFLQLASSASLSSTSAAVNRGWLQLTQQHLRAQEEEDGEKEKRSDDLPISLDLTFHLLREVLEMARAEQVSQQVENNRKMMDNFGK, encoded by the coding sequence ATGAAGCTAAACGTGTTGCTCTGGGTTGCCACTCTGCTCTTTGCCTTCCTTCCTCACGGCCTCTATGGTCGTCCAGCCGAGGCTTCAGCCCCTGGCCCACAAACGTTGCCTCTGCAGAAGCTTTTCCTCCAGCTGGCCTCCAGCGCCTCCCTGTCGTCCACCTCTGCTGCCGTGAACCGGGGTTGGCTACAGCTCACGCAGCAACATCTCCGGGctcaggaagaggaggatggagAAAAAGAGAAGAGGTCCGACGACCTTCCTATTTCTCTGGATTTGACTTTCCATCTTCTCCGTGAGGTCCTGGAGATGGCCCGGGCCGAGCAGGTCTCGCAGCAGGTTGAGAACAATCGGAAGATGATGGACAACTTTGGAAAGTGA